One window of Chryseobacterium sp. JJR-5R genomic DNA carries:
- a CDS encoding efflux RND transporter periplasmic adaptor subunit, which yields MKRVVAGIALSSLLLLSCNKKKEEKEEVSVYPVTSPLVMDTVIDKEYVAQIQSVKNIEVRAQEKGFLEKIFVDEGQFVHQGQTLFRIMPKLYQAEVLKAKAEVAQATIELKNASALADNNIVSKNERSMAKAKLDAASAEAKLAQIHLSFTDIKAPFSGIINRIPLKLGSLIDEGDLLTSLSDNTNMYSYFNVSEPEYLSYQMHVADRGSSEVSLVMANGEVLPEKGQIQTIEGEFDNETGNIAFRAKFPNPNKLLRNGETGKVRMALPLKNALIIPQKATYEIQDQKYVFVVGKDGVARSRNIKVSYELPDVYVVSSGLETGDRVLLEGVQKVKDDQKVRTKFQDPKKVLQSLKLKAE from the coding sequence ATGAAAAGAGTTGTCGCAGGCATTGCCTTAAGTAGTCTTTTGTTGCTCAGTTGCAACAAGAAAAAAGAAGAAAAAGAAGAAGTGTCAGTTTATCCCGTAACCTCTCCGCTGGTGATGGATACGGTAATTGACAAAGAGTATGTAGCCCAGATCCAGTCTGTAAAGAACATTGAAGTCCGGGCACAGGAAAAAGGTTTTCTTGAGAAAATCTTTGTAGACGAAGGCCAGTTTGTGCATCAGGGGCAGACCCTGTTCAGGATTATGCCCAAGCTGTATCAGGCAGAAGTATTAAAGGCAAAGGCAGAAGTGGCACAGGCCACCATTGAACTGAAAAATGCAAGTGCATTAGCCGATAATAACATTGTCTCCAAAAACGAAAGATCAATGGCTAAGGCCAAACTGGATGCAGCCAGCGCAGAAGCCAAACTTGCACAGATCCATCTGTCGTTCACGGACATTAAAGCCCCTTTTTCAGGGATTATCAACAGGATTCCCCTGAAACTGGGAAGTTTAATTGATGAAGGTGACCTACTCACTTCACTTTCAGACAATACCAATATGTACAGTTATTTCAACGTTTCAGAACCTGAATATTTAAGTTATCAGATGCATGTGGCAGACAGGGGCAGCAGCGAAGTAAGCCTGGTAATGGCAAACGGGGAAGTGCTTCCTGAAAAAGGCCAGATCCAGACCATTGAAGGGGAATTTGACAACGAAACCGGAAACATCGCCTTCAGGGCAAAATTCCCGAATCCCAATAAATTATTGAGAAACGGCGAAACCGGAAAAGTAAGAATGGCATTGCCGCTGAAAAATGCCCTGATCATTCCTCAGAAAGCCACCTACGAAATCCAGGATCAGAAATATGTTTTTGTAGTAGGAAAAGACGGGGTGGCAAGATCCAGGAACATCAAAGTATCCTATGAGCTTCCTGATGTGTATGTGGTAAGTTCCGGACTGGAAACAGGAGACCGTGTTTTACTGGAAGGTGTTCAGAAAGTAAAAGATGATCAGAAAGTCCGGACAAAATTCCAGGACCCTAAAAAAGTTCTTCAGTCATTGAAATTAAAAGCAGAATAG
- a CDS encoding META domain-containing protein: MKKTIFICCSFLVFLFTASCISKPASSNTSTTADITGKTWKLTEINGQPIQLKNPGANPYFKLNTADMRYTGNGGCNGVSGTFELKPGAMRIKFNQGMSTMIACDDLETEKAFINALLTADNYSVNGNILTLNKARMAPLAKFVIR; this comes from the coding sequence ATGAAAAAAACAATATTTATTTGCTGTTCCTTCCTGGTCTTTCTGTTTACTGCTTCTTGTATAAGCAAGCCGGCAAGTTCCAACACCAGTACAACTGCTGACATTACGGGAAAAACATGGAAACTGACTGAAATCAACGGGCAGCCCATCCAGCTTAAAAATCCTGGTGCCAATCCGTATTTTAAGCTTAATACGGCCGATATGCGGTATACAGGAAACGGAGGATGCAACGGTGTAAGCGGAACTTTTGAGCTTAAGCCGGGTGCAATGCGGATTAAATTCAACCAGGGAATGTCTACGATGATTGCCTGTGATGATCTGGAAACGGAAAAAGCTTTTATCAATGCTCTGCTTACGGCGGATAATTATTCCGTAAACGGAAATATCCTGACCCTTAACAAAGCGAGAATGGCCCCTCTGGCCAAATTTGTGATCAGATAG